ATGGTTGCATAATTTGTTATTAAACCAAGCCCAGTTGCAAAGTATTCTAGGGTTCTTGAGCCTTCTTGACCAATGGCTAATGTTCCAATATCAAAGCTTACTACATTCCCATTAGCCAAGCAATCAACAAGCATTACATCCAAAAGCTCATTTGTCCCAATGTTTTTATAAATTAAAGTATAGGTTATGGTAGAACCTGTTATAACAGATGCTGGGGATTGTTTTTGTAAGGAGATTTTAGGGGTGCCATTAAGCTTAAACAGGGTTATTGCATAGTTCCCATAAGAATCGGTTGCGGTGATTGTCTTGGTGCAAATTGGCTGAGTGTCTACAATAAATGTGGTTGAGAAGGTTCCATATTCATCTGATGTGGTTTGAGCTATGGTTTGATTGGTGCCGAAGTCAATGGAAATTGCACTTTCTGTGGCAAAGCCTTGTCCTTCAATTGTAACTATGGTTCCAACTAGACCTGATGTAGGGGTAATCATAATTGTCTGTGCTATCCATGGTCTGTAATCCACCCAATCACTTACCTTGTCGCCTTGACCTGATGGATTTGATGTTCCATGATATGGCCCTGAATTTGCTCCCCACCAGTTATAGGTTGCAGAGATTGTTCCAAAACTCCCATCATGATAGACACCATAACCATTTGTTAAATCACCATTCTTGTTGCCTAAGAGGTTGTTGTAGTGGATTGTAGAGAAAGAATTTGAAATGGAATAAATCCCATATCCTTGACCAGATGTACCACCTGGACCATAGCACCCACCCATTCCTCCTTGGCCTCCAATGTTATTTGATATTACATTTTCTGAGATTGTAGAGTTTGTTGAAAAACTAAGATATATTCCACAGCCAATACCACCAGACCCCCCTGAATTACCATAGCTACCTCCTGTTCCACCTCTTCCTCCTTGGTTATTTGAGATGGTATTGTTGGTTATTGTGGTATTTGTGGAGTTATAAAGATAGATTCCACAACCAATGCCACCAGAACCACCAGAACCAGTATAGCCTCCTGTTTGTCCATTCTCACCAATTCCTCCTGCAATAAAATTATTTCTTATAGTAAAATTTGAGCAGTTTATAAGAACAATACGACCTAAGTTTGTTGAGCCTGAACCAAGAAGGGTTAAGGTTTGATTTTCAATAGTCAAGCTGTTTGTTCCATAATAATAATGAATAGACTCAGTGTTGTATGTGTTTAAAGAATCAATGGCGTTGTTGTAACTGTTTTGGTCAATATAAATACCATATCCTTGACCACAGATACCTGGTGAACCATCAAACCAGGTGCCTCCTCCACCACCTCTTCCTCCTTGCCCACCTTTGGTATTAACCATAGTATTTTGTGAAAAAATATTGTTTATAGAAGAAAAAAGATATATTCCACAACCTATGCCACCTCTGCCGCCTGAACCTTCGCAACCATAGACTATACAGGCCCATCCTCCTTCGCCTCCAGAAATTTCTGAGATAGTATTTTCTGAAATTACATTGTAACTTGATTGATGGAGGTATATTCCACAACCTATGCCACCTGTTCCAGCAGGATAATCATTATTATAGTTATACCCATTTATTCCCCTTCCTCCTATATTATTAGATATAATGTTTCTTGAAATTGTGTTATGGGTAGAGGAATAAAGATATATTCCACAGCCAATGCCACCTAGTCCATCCTGACCTATATCTCCAGCAATTATATTATTTCTTATAGTAAAGTTTTGACAATTGATTAAAACAATCCTTCCCAAATTTGTTGAACCAGAACCTGCCAAAGTAAGGGTTTGATTCTCAATAATTATTCCCGACTGATTATAATAATAATGAATCGGCTCAGTATTATAAGTATTAGTTGGACCAATGGTATTGGTATAGCTGTTGGAATCAATATATATTCCGTAGCCATTTTCAAAGCCATAATATCCTCTGCCTCCCATACTGTTAGATATAGAATTTTCTAAGATTGTGTTGCCAGAAGAAGAGGAAAGATATATGCCACAACCTATACTCCCTTGACCATCTGTAGCATCACCGGTTCCTGTTCCTCCTGTTCCTCCTCGGTTATCATATATAGTATTTTTGCTGATAATGTTATTTAATGAGGAAGAAAGATAGATGCCACAACCTATTCCACCAGGGTAACCTGGACTACCCCAGCCCCAATCTGCACCTGTTCCACCTTGTCCTCCTGTATTGTTAGATATAGTGTTTTCTGAAATTGTGTTGTGGGTAGAAGAATAAAGGTAAATTCCACAACCAATTCCACCTGGATTACCTCCATCATATCCCTTATTATGATGGATATAATTATGAGTAATCTCAATATCTAAGACATTTTCTAAATACACAGCCTG
The genomic region above belongs to bacterium and contains:
- a CDS encoding right-handed parallel beta-helix repeat-containing protein — translated: MKRQIFVSLVVLGLLAFKPIWAETYVSGNVSGNWTTGGSPYIVTADATVQNGTTLVIDPNVEVRFSTNTSLIVYGNLKAIGTLNGTITFTGLYSTPGLWQSIKFSGINARGTISYCDIGYAKQAVYLENVLDIEITHNYIHHNKGYDGGNPGGIGCGIYLYSSTHNTISENTISNNTGGQGGTGADWGWGSPGYPGGIGCGIYLSSSLNNIISKNTIYDNRGGTGGTGTGDATDGQGSIGCGIYLSSSSGNTILENSISNSMGGRGYYGFENGYGIYIDSNSYTNTIGPTNTYNTEPIHYYYNQSGIIIENQTLTLAGSGSTNLGRIVLINCQNFTIRNNIIAGDIGQDGLGGIGCGIYLYSSTHNTISRNIISNNIGGRGINGYNYNNDYPAGTGGIGCGIYLHQSSYNVISENTISEISGGEGGWACIVYGCEGSGGRGGIGCGIYLFSSINNIFSQNTMVNTKGGQGGRGGGGGTWFDGSPGICGQGYGIYIDQNSYNNAIDSLNTYNTESIHYYYGTNSLTIENQTLTLLGSGSTNLGRIVLINCSNFTIRNNFIAGGIGENGQTGGYTGSGGSGGIGCGIYLYNSTNTTITNNTISNNQGGRGGTGGSYGNSGGSGGIGCGIYLSFSTNSTISENVISNNIGGQGGMGGCYGPGGTSGQGYGIYSISNSFSTIHYNNLLGNKNGDLTNGYGVYHDGSFGTISATYNWWGANSGPYHGTSNPSGQGDKVSDWVDYRPWIAQTIMITPTSGLVGTIVTIEGQGFATESAISIDFGTNQTIAQTTSDEYGTFSTTFIVDTQPICTKTITATDSYGNYAITLFKLNGTPKISLQKQSPASVITGSTITYTLIYKNIGTNELLDVMLVDCLANGNVVSFDIGTLAIGQEGSRTLEYFATGLGLITNYAT